A single window of Serinus canaria isolate serCan28SL12 chromosome 14, serCan2020, whole genome shotgun sequence DNA harbors:
- the GET4 gene encoding Golgi to ER traffic protein 4 homolog isoform X1, with the protein MAAAIMAAEQEAAKGGGGRNRGGVQRVEGKLRASVEKGDYYEAHQMYRTLFFRYMSQGKHAEARELMYSGALLFFSHNQQNSAADLSMLVLESLEKSDAKVAEDLLENLAKLFSLMDPNSPERVAFVSRALKWSSGGSGKLGHPKLHQLLAITLWKEQNYSESRYHFLHSTDGEGCANMLVEYSSSRGYRSEVDMFVAQAVLQFLCLKNKTSASVVFTTYTQKHPSIEKGPPFVQPLLNFIWFLLLAVDGGKLTVFTVLCEQYQPSLKRDPMYNEYLDRIGQLFFGVPPKQTSSYGGLLGNLLNSLMGTGEDDDTEDGQEDSSPIELD; encoded by the exons ATGGCGGCGGCGATCATGGCGGCGGAGCAGGAAGCCGCGAAAGGCGGCGGCGGCAGAAACCGCGGCGGCGTGCAGCGCGTGGAGGGCAAGCTGCGCGCCAGCGTCGAGAAGGGCGACTACTACGAGGCGCACCAGATGTACCGGACGCTGTTCTTCAG gTATATGTCACAAGGAAAACATGCAGAAGCAAGAGAACTAATGTATTCAGGGGCTTTACTGTTCTTCAGTCATAACCAG CAAAACAGCGCTGCTGATCTGTCCATGCTGGTTTTGGAGTCTTTGGAGAAGTCGGATGCAAAAGTAGCAGAAGACCTTTTAG AAAACTTGGCTAAATTGTTTAGTTTAATGGATCCAAATTCTCCTGAAAGAGTGGCTTTTGTATCCAGAGCACTAAAATGGTCCAGTGGGGGATCAGGAAAACTTGGACATCCAAAACTACACCAGTTACTAGCTATTACCCTGTGGAAAG agcAAAACTATAGTGAATCCCGGTATCACTTCTTGCACTCGACAGATGGTGAGGGCTGTGCAAATATGCTGGTGGAATACTCCTCGTCCCGCGGATACCGCAGTGAGGTGGACATGTTTGTAGCTCAGGCAGTACTACA attTCTCTGCTTAAAAAATAAGACCAGCGCATCAGTTGTTTTTACGACATACACACAGAAACATCCTTCGATAGAGAAGGGTCCACCCTTTGTGCAACCACTGCTAAACTTCATCTGGTTTCTCTTGTTGGCAGTTGATGG AGGAAAACTAACAGTATTTACAGTATTGTGTGAACAGTATCAACCTTCGCTGAAAAGAGACCCCATGTATAATGAG TACCTAGATAGAATAGGACAGCTTTTCTTCGGAGTTCCGCCCAAGCAGACCTCGTCCTACGGGGGATTGCTAG GAAATCTTTTAAACAGTCTGATGGGAACTGGGGAAGATGATGACACAGAAGATGGTCAGGAAGACAGCAGTCCTATCGAGCTCGACTGA
- the GET4 gene encoding Golgi to ER traffic protein 4 homolog isoform X2: MSQGKHAEARELMYSGALLFFSHNQQNSAADLSMLVLESLEKSDAKVAEDLLENLAKLFSLMDPNSPERVAFVSRALKWSSGGSGKLGHPKLHQLLAITLWKEQNYSESRYHFLHSTDGEGCANMLVEYSSSRGYRSEVDMFVAQAVLQFLCLKNKTSASVVFTTYTQKHPSIEKGPPFVQPLLNFIWFLLLAVDGGKLTVFTVLCEQYQPSLKRDPMYNEYLDRIGQLFFGVPPKQTSSYGGLLGNLLNSLMGTGEDDDTEDGQEDSSPIELD; encoded by the exons ATGTCACAAGGAAAACATGCAGAAGCAAGAGAACTAATGTATTCAGGGGCTTTACTGTTCTTCAGTCATAACCAG CAAAACAGCGCTGCTGATCTGTCCATGCTGGTTTTGGAGTCTTTGGAGAAGTCGGATGCAAAAGTAGCAGAAGACCTTTTAG AAAACTTGGCTAAATTGTTTAGTTTAATGGATCCAAATTCTCCTGAAAGAGTGGCTTTTGTATCCAGAGCACTAAAATGGTCCAGTGGGGGATCAGGAAAACTTGGACATCCAAAACTACACCAGTTACTAGCTATTACCCTGTGGAAAG agcAAAACTATAGTGAATCCCGGTATCACTTCTTGCACTCGACAGATGGTGAGGGCTGTGCAAATATGCTGGTGGAATACTCCTCGTCCCGCGGATACCGCAGTGAGGTGGACATGTTTGTAGCTCAGGCAGTACTACA attTCTCTGCTTAAAAAATAAGACCAGCGCATCAGTTGTTTTTACGACATACACACAGAAACATCCTTCGATAGAGAAGGGTCCACCCTTTGTGCAACCACTGCTAAACTTCATCTGGTTTCTCTTGTTGGCAGTTGATGG AGGAAAACTAACAGTATTTACAGTATTGTGTGAACAGTATCAACCTTCGCTGAAAAGAGACCCCATGTATAATGAG TACCTAGATAGAATAGGACAGCTTTTCTTCGGAGTTCCGCCCAAGCAGACCTCGTCCTACGGGGGATTGCTAG GAAATCTTTTAAACAGTCTGATGGGAACTGGGGAAGATGATGACACAGAAGATGGTCAGGAAGACAGCAGTCCTATCGAGCTCGACTGA